The proteins below come from a single Desulfobacterales bacterium genomic window:
- a CDS encoding FAD/NAD(P)-binding oxidoreductase, producing MKKIVILGSGAGGTMVATQLRRKLSTKEWQITIIDNDEVHHYQPGWLFIPFGVYTEEDCKKPKREFIPEGVDFVLDEVVGLDTTKREVQAKKGTYNYDWLVIATGCDIEPEEVEGMMDGWRKDIHDFYTLDGAIALYEKLKYFDKGRVVLNIAELPYKCPVAPIEFVFMADWFFETKGARGDVEVELVTPMAGAFSKPIASSILGDIAIEKNIKVTPNFDIAQVNVDEKTIESHKGEKVDYDLLVAIPPNFGANFLEGSGLEDPLRFVDTDHFTLKAKNADHVYVVGDATNVPASKAGAVAHYESETVVENLLREIDGQEPHGTFDGHATCFICSGHEKAFLIDFNYEYEPLPGKFPFPGLGPFSLLGDSYMNYWGKMMFKWVYWNMMLKGVELPLEQQMTMAGKMRHVMTQA from the coding sequence ATGAAAAAAATTGTTATCTTAGGATCAGGAGCCGGTGGAACGATGGTAGCCACCCAATTGCGCAGGAAGCTCAGCACCAAAGAGTGGCAGATTACCATCATCGACAATGATGAAGTCCACCACTACCAGCCGGGTTGGCTGTTTATTCCATTCGGTGTCTATACCGAAGAAGATTGTAAAAAACCCAAACGGGAATTCATCCCCGAAGGCGTTGATTTCGTATTGGACGAAGTGGTTGGTCTCGATACGACCAAACGTGAAGTACAAGCCAAAAAGGGGACATACAACTATGATTGGCTTGTGATCGCCACCGGTTGCGATATCGAGCCAGAAGAAGTTGAGGGCATGATGGATGGATGGCGTAAAGACATTCATGATTTTTACACGCTGGATGGTGCCATAGCCTTATATGAAAAGTTGAAATATTTCGATAAGGGACGCGTCGTGCTCAACATCGCTGAGTTACCATATAAATGTCCGGTGGCCCCAATCGAGTTTGTCTTTATGGCCGACTGGTTTTTTGAAACCAAAGGCGCCCGCGGTGATGTGGAAGTTGAATTGGTCACACCCATGGCCGGTGCATTTTCTAAGCCGATTGCATCAAGCATCCTGGGCGATATTGCCATTGAAAAAAATATCAAGGTCACCCCGAATTTTGATATCGCACAGGTCAATGTCGATGAAAAGACCATTGAATCGCACAAGGGCGAAAAAGTGGATTACGATTTACTGGTAGCGATTCCGCCCAATTTTGGCGCCAATTTCCTGGAAGGCTCTGGCCTTGAGGACCCGCTGCGCTTCGTCGATACCGACCATTTCACACTCAAAGCCAAAAATGCCGACCATGTTTACGTCGTCGGCGATGCCACCAACGTACCAGCTTCCAAGGCCGGTGCGGTGGCCCACTATGAATCCGAAACAGTGGTTGAAAATTTGCTGCGTGAAATCGATGGCCAGGAACCTCACGGGACCTTTGACGGCCATGCCACCTGCTTTATCTGCTCGGGTCATGAAAAAGCGTTTTTGATTGATTTTAACTATGAATATGAACCGCTGCCCGGCAAATTTCCATTTCCGGGTCTCGGTCCCTTTAGCCTGCTGGGCGACAGCTACATGAACTACTGGGGCAAAATGATGTTCAAGTGGGTTTACTGGAACATGATGCTCAAGGGTGTGGAATTGCCACTGGAACAACAAATGACAATGGCCGGTAAAATGCGCCACGTCATGACCCAAGCATAA
- the odhB gene encoding 2-oxoglutarate dehydrogenase complex dihydrolipoyllysine-residue succinyltransferase, with amino-acid sequence MIIEVKVPSVGESVTEALLAQWFKSDGDTVQKDEPLFEIETDKVTLEVVSEAAGALAIKVQEGETVAIGAVVGTIDTAVAPKPAKAPAAPEAPQIKEAPPAAEPQAPAPETPSPPTPLPPEPQSTPAPSRPSPDLEGLAPSVRRLIAEKNLNPALISGSGPAGRITKGDVILFMEGLQPPATSPGDAAIQKPVPTQLQPSADTPQPGQEVITRKPMSPIRQRIASHLLAAKQNTAMLTTFNDIDMTRVMALRAQYKDSFKEKYGISLGMMSFFIKACVEALKEFPEVNAYIDNKDIIYHHYYHIGVAIGSEKGLVVPVIRHADQLNFAELEQAIIDFVNKIRENRLELSDLEGGTFTISNGGVFGSLLSTPILNMPQSGILGMHRIEKRPVAIDDQIVIRPMMYVALSYDHRIIDGREAVTFLKRIKECTENPERIMMEI; translated from the coding sequence ATGATAATAGAGGTGAAGGTCCCCAGCGTGGGCGAATCGGTTACAGAGGCCTTGCTGGCCCAGTGGTTTAAAAGTGATGGTGATACGGTCCAAAAAGACGAGCCCCTTTTTGAGATCGAAACCGACAAGGTCACTTTAGAAGTTGTTTCTGAAGCTGCGGGCGCACTGGCCATCAAAGTTCAGGAAGGCGAAACGGTTGCCATCGGCGCTGTGGTCGGCACGATTGACACCGCGGTGGCGCCAAAACCTGCAAAAGCGCCGGCGGCACCGGAAGCACCTCAAATAAAGGAGGCACCACCCGCCGCAGAACCTCAAGCACCGGCACCGGAAACACCTTCGCCACCGACCCCGCTGCCACCGGAACCGCAATCCACACCTGCACCATCTAGACCATCACCTGATTTGGAAGGTCTGGCGCCATCTGTTCGCCGCTTAATCGCCGAGAAAAACCTTAATCCGGCCCTCATTTCAGGGAGCGGGCCCGCCGGGCGCATCACCAAAGGAGACGTTATCCTGTTTATGGAAGGGCTGCAGCCGCCAGCGACCTCTCCAGGCGATGCAGCCATTCAAAAACCCGTCCCAACCCAACTGCAGCCATCAGCTGATACACCACAGCCCGGCCAAGAAGTGATCACGCGCAAACCGATGAGCCCTATTCGCCAGCGAATTGCTTCTCATTTGCTGGCTGCCAAGCAAAATACGGCCATGCTCACCACCTTTAACGATATCGATATGACCCGGGTGATGGCGCTGCGTGCTCAGTATAAAGACAGCTTCAAAGAAAAATACGGCATCTCCCTGGGTATGATGTCATTTTTTATCAAAGCCTGTGTAGAAGCGCTCAAGGAATTTCCCGAAGTCAACGCTTATATCGATAATAAAGACATCATCTACCATCATTATTATCACATCGGAGTTGCCATAGGTTCAGAAAAGGGGCTGGTGGTTCCCGTCATCCGCCATGCCGATCAGCTCAACTTCGCCGAACTGGAACAGGCCATTATCGATTTTGTCAATAAAATAAGGGAGAATCGACTGGAACTGTCGGATTTGGAGGGCGGAACATTTACCATCAGCAATGGCGGTGTTTTCGGATCGCTGTTGAGTACACCTATTTTGAATATGCCCCAGAGCGGAATTTTGGGCATGCACCGTATCGAAAAACGGCCCGTGGCGATAGACGACCAGATCGTTATCCGGCCCATGATGTATGTTGCGCTCAGTTATGATCACCGCATCATCGATGGTCGTGAAGCCGTCACTTTTCTCAAACGCATCAAAGAATGTACCGAAAACCCGGAACGCATAATGATGGAGATTTAG
- a CDS encoding ATP-binding protein: protein MAPKKKSPENKSTASPAIPGLNLNQLVDYLPCYVSIQDRDLNLLYVNSKFKKDFGDGIGKKCHMVYKCVSEICPNCPVQKTFEDRQPHIAEENVTLSGGGVSQVLIQTSPIIDKNGVVTAVIELATNITQLKKDRKELVTLGQSIALLSHGIKNILEGLQGGAYVVDEGFKDNNIEMAQKGWKIVNKNIFDIADVVQNILYSSKDRPLKYERISPGQLARDSLALFREKAASLDIELKQQINDAVPEVHLDIASIRRLLNNLIWNALEACFVDKEQKKHSVSVKTDLVDADHFMFEVTDNGIGMDADTQRNIYEEFFSTKGSSGTGLGLAVVEKVVNRHGGKIEVTSASGKGTRFSIIFKIK, encoded by the coding sequence ATGGCTCCCAAAAAGAAAAGCCCTGAAAATAAATCCACCGCTTCCCCAGCTATCCCAGGGTTGAACCTTAATCAATTGGTCGATTATCTGCCCTGCTACGTTTCCATTCAGGACCGCGATTTAAACCTGTTGTATGTGAACAGCAAATTTAAAAAGGATTTTGGCGACGGTATCGGTAAAAAATGCCACATGGTCTATAAATGCGTATCGGAGATATGCCCCAACTGCCCGGTACAAAAAACCTTCGAAGACAGACAACCGCATATTGCCGAGGAAAATGTGACCTTGAGCGGCGGCGGTGTATCCCAGGTTCTCATTCAAACGTCGCCCATCATCGATAAAAACGGGGTTGTTACCGCCGTCATCGAATTGGCCACCAATATCACCCAGCTCAAAAAGGACCGCAAGGAACTGGTCACCCTGGGTCAGTCTATCGCCCTTTTATCCCATGGCATCAAAAATATACTGGAAGGACTGCAGGGCGGTGCCTATGTCGTTGACGAGGGCTTCAAAGACAATAATATCGAAATGGCCCAAAAAGGATGGAAAATCGTCAATAAAAATATTTTCGATATTGCCGATGTGGTCCAAAATATACTGTACTCATCAAAAGATCGCCCGCTGAAATACGAGCGTATTTCGCCCGGGCAGCTGGCCCGGGATTCGCTGGCCTTGTTCCGCGAAAAAGCGGCCAGTTTGGATATCGAGCTAAAACAACAAATTAATGATGCCGTCCCCGAGGTCCATCTGGACATCGCCAGCATCCGACGGTTGCTCAACAATTTGATCTGGAACGCACTGGAGGCGTGCTTTGTCGACAAGGAGCAAAAGAAACATTCCGTCAGTGTCAAAACAGACCTGGTGGATGCCGATCATTTTATGTTTGAAGTCACCGATAATGGGATTGGTATGGATGCTGACACCCAGCGCAACATATATGAGGAATTTTTTTCAACCAAAGGCAGCTCTGGAACCGGACTCGGCCTGGCGGTTGTGGAAAAGGTGGTCAACCGTCACGGCGGAAAAATTGAGGTAACTTCGGCGTCGGGTAAGGGCACCCGATTTAGCATTATTTTTAAAATAAAATAA
- a CDS encoding serine acetyltransferase: MVEQKKQDTCKIDFHDLSSIKARLPEIAEDIIQSCTDQECYTHVDYEPIPSQEGVIEIINRLREILFPGYFSQAKLDPANLKYAVGQSATALFDLLSEQICHSIRHDCLRYDQPCSECDEQGYRLALQFLEAIPKLRKALAADVRATYDGDPAAKSFDEVIFSYPGIFAITVYRIANLLLNMGVPLLPRIMTEYAHSTTGIDIHPAANIGKNFVIDHGTGVVIGETTKIGNNVRIYQGVTLGALSIPKGTIEDFRGKKRHPTIEDDVIIYSGATILGGETLIGARSVIGGNVWLTESVPADTTVVIETPRLIYKSKKQKLLREQLKAAHQSG, translated from the coding sequence GTGGTGGAACAAAAAAAGCAAGACACGTGCAAAATAGATTTCCATGATCTGAGCTCGATCAAAGCCCGTTTGCCCGAAATTGCCGAGGACATAATCCAGAGCTGTACAGATCAAGAGTGTTACACGCACGTCGATTATGAGCCGATACCATCACAGGAAGGCGTCATTGAAATCATCAACCGCCTCAGAGAAATTCTTTTTCCGGGATATTTCAGTCAGGCTAAACTTGATCCGGCCAATTTAAAATACGCCGTCGGGCAATCTGCGACCGCCCTGTTTGATCTGCTCTCCGAACAAATTTGCCACAGTATTCGACACGATTGTTTACGATATGATCAACCTTGCAGCGAATGTGATGAGCAGGGATACCGACTGGCCCTTCAGTTCTTGGAAGCCATTCCAAAGCTTCGCAAAGCTCTGGCAGCTGATGTGCGTGCAACCTACGATGGTGACCCGGCGGCCAAAAGTTTTGATGAGGTTATTTTCAGCTATCCGGGAATATTCGCCATCACCGTATATCGGATTGCGAATCTTTTGCTGAATATGGGGGTGCCGCTACTACCGCGCATTATGACCGAATACGCCCACAGTACAACCGGTATCGATATCCACCCGGCCGCCAATATCGGTAAAAACTTTGTCATTGATCATGGTACCGGTGTGGTCATCGGTGAGACCACCAAAATAGGCAACAATGTCCGCATTTACCAAGGGGTCACACTGGGCGCGCTATCCATTCCCAAGGGCACCATTGAAGACTTCAGAGGTAAGAAACGTCACCCAACCATTGAAGATGATGTTATCATTTATTCCGGTGCGACTATTTTGGGCGGAGAAACCCTTATCGGAGCCCGTTCGGTCATCGGGGGCAATGTGTGGCTGACCGAATCGGTGCCTGCAGATACCACCGTTGTAATTGAGACCCCGCGACTGATCTATAAGTCGAAGAAGCAGAAGCTGTTGAGGGAGCAGCTCAAAGCAGCCCATCAGTCTGGTTAA
- a CDS encoding response regulator, protein MGNNLKIVMIDDNTDLLFTMETFLQRNGFEVLTAEDGQSGMDLIKKERPDVILLDIMMETLFSGFEVCKQVRSDEDLKDTPIIGISAMGDELDINYSQWPDYEYFRPDTFMEKPIDKQRLLQLIPEVIQNAQKRKRSPKWKKEMEADWAQKASQKKSS, encoded by the coding sequence ATGGGGAACAACCTCAAAATCGTTATGATTGACGACAATACGGACTTGCTGTTTACGATGGAGACCTTCCTGCAACGAAATGGTTTTGAGGTGCTTACTGCAGAAGATGGCCAATCGGGAATGGACTTAATCAAAAAAGAGCGCCCCGATGTCATTTTGCTCGATATCATGATGGAGACCCTGTTTTCCGGATTTGAGGTTTGCAAACAGGTGCGCTCAGATGAAGATCTGAAGGATACACCCATTATCGGCATCTCCGCCATGGGTGATGAATTGGATATTAACTACAGCCAGTGGCCCGATTATGAATATTTCCGCCCGGACACCTTTATGGAAAAACCCATCGATAAACAGCGGCTGCTGCAGCTGATTCCCGAGGTGATCCAGAATGCGCAGAAACGCAAGCGTAGCCCCAAGTGGAAAAAGGAAATGGAAGCCGATTGGGCCCAGAAAGCCTCTCAAAAAAAATCGTCCTGA
- a CDS encoding 4Fe-4S dicluster domain-containing protein: MVFDYLFYTSLVIFLLGLIYKISTWFSRKIGILGNDFTTAQRLQAAAVGFVRVIFSSKILGLIEAIVLDVLLQRRVFKESVSRWLAHMLIFYGFMLLLLMHALESVISEALFSEYYSTVNPFFFLRDFFGAMVLAGVILAMVRRYLVKPRRLKTGAMDHYAIMIVAVIMLSGVALLGLKIASHSEFMRMVDDYAGLDDEEEIAALETLWVKEYGTVSPTIQAPFDEELLEAGLEVHESSCLDCHAPASHAFTGFATAKFIKPIALWLDDLNGVTLLWYVHIIACFIGLAYLPFSKMFHLFATPISLIANRVMDPKKSVPANVVTRQVMELDACTHCGSCSLNCSAGMVFEAIGNEYILPSEKMTLLKKMAAGKKLDDAQMRAIQEGVYLCTNCDRCTVRCPSGIRLKELWYSVRESLLAEGPPLPYVLSPFSFARGLIVQQTLGADSYSAPVDKARQVVSGHFVNLTDPDTPIPLNAQADPEAQPAIKDRTYVHCFSCQSCTTVCPVVANYDDPEQELGLLPHQIMCSLGLGLNEMASGAGMIWDCLTCYKCQENCPQQVEVCDILYRLKNFAVASIEQ, translated from the coding sequence ATGGTGTTTGATTATCTCTTTTATACCTCTCTTGTTATCTTTCTCCTGGGATTGATCTACAAAATCTCTACCTGGTTTAGCCGTAAAATCGGCATTTTGGGAAACGACTTCACGACGGCCCAACGGCTGCAGGCGGCTGCGGTTGGTTTCGTCCGCGTCATTTTCAGCTCAAAAATCCTTGGTCTCATCGAGGCGATCGTGCTGGATGTCCTGCTGCAGCGCCGCGTTTTTAAAGAAAGCGTTTCGCGCTGGCTGGCGCATATGTTGATATTTTACGGCTTTATGCTGCTGTTGCTGATGCATGCCCTGGAATCCGTGATTTCAGAAGCATTATTCAGCGAATATTATTCCACTGTAAACCCGTTTTTCTTTCTGCGGGATTTTTTCGGTGCCATGGTGCTGGCCGGCGTGATCCTGGCCATGGTTCGCCGATACCTTGTAAAGCCCCGCCGCCTTAAGACAGGCGCAATGGATCATTATGCCATCATGATCGTGGCGGTGATCATGCTGTCCGGAGTCGCCCTGCTGGGTCTTAAAATCGCCTCTCACAGCGAATTTATGCGCATGGTTGACGACTATGCCGGTCTGGATGACGAAGAGGAAATTGCGGCGCTGGAAACCCTCTGGGTCAAAGAATACGGCACGGTCTCGCCCACCATCCAGGCGCCTTTTGACGAGGAGCTGCTGGAGGCCGGCCTTGAAGTGCACGAAAGCAGCTGCCTGGACTGCCATGCACCGGCATCCCATGCATTCACCGGGTTTGCCACTGCCAAGTTCATTAAACCGATTGCTTTGTGGCTGGATGACCTCAACGGTGTTACCCTGTTGTGGTACGTGCATATTATCGCCTGCTTTATCGGGCTGGCCTATTTGCCATTCAGCAAAATGTTTCACCTGTTTGCCACCCCCATTAGCCTGATCGCCAACCGCGTCATGGATCCGAAAAAATCAGTGCCGGCCAACGTGGTCACGCGCCAGGTCATGGAGCTGGATGCCTGCACTCACTGCGGAAGCTGCAGTCTGAACTGTTCGGCGGGCATGGTCTTTGAGGCCATCGGCAACGAATACATCCTACCTTCGGAAAAAATGACGTTGCTCAAAAAAATGGCAGCCGGCAAAAAATTGGATGATGCCCAGATGCGCGCCATCCAGGAGGGTGTCTATCTGTGCACCAACTGCGATCGCTGTACGGTGCGCTGTCCTTCCGGTATCCGGCTAAAAGAGCTGTGGTACAGTGTGCGCGAGTCTCTGCTGGCAGAGGGTCCGCCGCTGCCCTACGTGTTAAGCCCTTTTTCCTTTGCCCGGGGGTTGATCGTTCAACAAACTCTTGGCGCCGACAGTTACAGCGCGCCGGTTGATAAGGCCCGGCAGGTGGTATCCGGCCACTTTGTTAACCTGACCGATCCGGACACGCCCATCCCGCTGAATGCGCAGGCCGACCCGGAAGCCCAACCGGCCATAAAAGACCGTACTTACGTCCATTGTTTCAGCTGCCAGAGCTGCACAACGGTTTGCCCGGTGGTTGCCAACTATGATGACCCCGAGCAGGAGCTCGGCTTGCTGCCGCATCAAATCATGTGCAGTTTGGGTTTGGGACTAAACGAGATGGCGTCCGGTGCCGGTATGATCTGGGATTGTTTGACCTGCTACAAATGCCAGGAAAACTGCCCGCAGCAGGTGGAGGTGTGTGATATTTTGTATCGCTTGAAAAACTTCGCGGTCGCATCCATTGAGCAATAG
- the cysK gene encoding cysteine synthase A, protein MKYHSIISSAIGSTPLVRLNRINEGLDAEILAKLEFYNPLNTVKDRIAASMIAAAELDGSITSKTLIVEPTSGNTGIALAFICAAKNYRLCLTMPDTMSIERRKLLIHMGAELVLTPGANGMPGAIEKAQEILESEKNSFMPNQFNNPANPRIHRETTAEEIWQDTEGQVDILVAGVGTGGTITGVSQVIKPRKPSFKAIAVEPTDSPVLSGGQKGPHKIQGIGAGFVPDVLDQSLLDDVVTVSNDDAFETSRQVAKMEGIVCGISSGAAVKAALEVAKRPESSGKTIVVIIPSPAERYISTPLFED, encoded by the coding sequence ATGAAATATCATTCTATTATCAGCAGCGCCATTGGTTCAACGCCGCTGGTGCGGCTGAATCGAATTAATGAAGGTCTGGATGCGGAGATTCTGGCCAAATTGGAATTTTACAATCCACTGAATACCGTTAAAGACCGTATTGCTGCTTCGATGATTGCCGCCGCTGAACTGGATGGTTCAATTACATCGAAGACTCTGATCGTTGAGCCCACCAGCGGAAATACGGGTATCGCGTTGGCCTTTATCTGTGCTGCTAAAAATTACCGTCTGTGTTTGACGATGCCCGATACCATGAGCATCGAACGACGCAAACTGCTCATCCACATGGGGGCGGAGCTGGTTCTAACCCCTGGTGCCAATGGCATGCCCGGGGCGATCGAAAAAGCGCAGGAGATATTAGAATCCGAAAAGAATTCCTTTATGCCCAATCAGTTTAACAACCCGGCCAATCCCAGAATTCACCGCGAAACCACTGCGGAAGAAATTTGGCAGGATACCGAGGGCCAGGTCGACATTCTGGTTGCCGGTGTCGGGACCGGCGGTACCATTACCGGGGTGTCGCAGGTCATCAAACCGCGCAAACCGTCTTTTAAGGCCATTGCGGTGGAGCCCACCGACTCACCGGTACTTTCCGGCGGCCAAAAAGGACCTCATAAAATTCAGGGAATCGGTGCCGGTTTTGTACCGGATGTCCTGGATCAGTCACTGCTGGATGACGTGGTGACCGTTTCCAACGACGACGCATTTGAAACATCGCGCCAAGTGGCCAAAATGGAAGGCATTGTTTGTGGTATTTCTTCCGGTGCGGCGGTGAAGGCGGCTCTTGAGGTAGCCAAGCGCCCGGAATCCAGCGGAAAAACCATCGTGGTCATTATCCCCAGCCCGGCTGAGAGGTATATCAGCACGCCCCTCTTCGAGGATTAA
- a CDS encoding DUF1641 domain-containing protein, whose protein sequence is MTTEEQILERLDRIEAQLAPVSASARGINELREDLIPLSGQAFRLLIRELEDVESGFQLEDLLALGKRFLRSVKHMQFALEQMENVVDFALTIEPLLKSSVPQLINYLDDLEQKGVLRIIQSTLDVRAKVAAAYSPDDVDQIGDGLVALLGLAQSLSSPQAQAFLGKMAALPGKVDLDNAKPVGPFGMLGALSSKEARQGLGVLMELTKAMGDLKNGGSSTASQEAEPIA, encoded by the coding sequence ATGACAACCGAAGAACAAATTCTTGAGCGACTCGATCGCATTGAAGCGCAGCTGGCACCGGTATCGGCATCGGCCAGGGGCATCAATGAGCTCAGAGAAGATTTGATCCCCCTGAGCGGTCAGGCATTTCGGCTGTTGATCCGAGAGCTTGAAGATGTGGAATCCGGCTTTCAGCTGGAAGATCTGTTAGCGCTGGGCAAACGGTTTTTACGCAGTGTCAAGCACATGCAGTTTGCCCTGGAACAGATGGAAAATGTCGTCGACTTTGCGCTTACCATTGAACCCCTGCTCAAGTCATCCGTGCCGCAATTGATCAATTATCTGGATGACCTCGAGCAAAAAGGCGTCCTGCGAATTATCCAATCAACCCTGGATGTACGCGCCAAAGTGGCCGCAGCTTACAGCCCCGATGATGTCGATCAGATCGGTGATGGCCTGGTAGCCCTTCTGGGCCTGGCCCAGAGCCTCAGCAGTCCGCAGGCCCAGGCCTTTCTGGGAAAAATGGCCGCATTGCCCGGCAAAGTGGATTTGGACAATGCCAAACCGGTAGGACCTTTTGGCATGCTGGGGGCGCTGTCCAGCAAAGAAGCCCGCCAGGGCTTAGGCGTATTAATGGAGTTAACCAAAGCCATGGGCGATCTGAAAAATGGTGGCAGCAGCACCGCCTCCCAGGAAGCAGAACCGATCGCTTAA
- a CDS encoding Rrf2 family transcriptional regulator translates to MKLSTRSRYGTRILVDLARNRDQGPVQIGEISKRQDISVKYLEQLIRPLKKAKLVTSVRGPKGGHLLAEKPENISLGQVVRLFEGQADLVECVSFPEKCPMSDDCQVRLAWRDATEVLYQKLDSTTISDLMNGNYAGDD, encoded by the coding sequence ATGAAACTATCCACAAGAAGCCGCTACGGAACCAGAATCCTGGTTGATCTGGCCCGTAACAGGGACCAAGGCCCAGTACAAATCGGTGAAATCTCAAAGCGCCAGGACATATCGGTCAAATACCTCGAACAGCTCATTCGACCATTGAAAAAGGCCAAATTAGTGACCAGCGTGCGCGGCCCCAAGGGGGGGCATTTACTGGCCGAAAAGCCGGAAAATATTTCGCTGGGTCAGGTGGTGCGATTGTTTGAGGGGCAGGCCGATCTGGTCGAATGCGTCAGCTTTCCAGAGAAATGTCCCATGTCTGATGATTGCCAGGTTCGCCTGGCCTGGCGCGATGCCACCGAGGTTCTGTATCAAAAACTGGATTCGACAACCATATCCGATCTGATGAATGGAAATTATGCCGGGGATGATTGA
- the lpdA gene encoding dihydrolipoyl dehydrogenase, with the protein MAENSTYDVIIIGSGPGGYVAAVHAAQLGLKVACIEKAPRLGGVCLNVGCIPSKALLDSSEYLQLAKSQFADHGIKTGRIGLDLAAMMARKEKVVQDLTENVKRLLEGHKVEIIEGTARLAAPDQVTIESGSGSSKKKKKTTLSAKAIILATGSESISLPDLPFDGSKIISSTDALKLDAVPKHLGIVGGGYIGLELGSVWLRLGAKVSVFEMLPNIASGTDGQVSRKLQRVLKRQGFKFHMNSKVTRAKKMAKNIKVELETKGKKETVTCDKLLVSVGRRPLTSGLGLEEVGVETDPDAGCVKVDQAYRTNIPSIYAIGDLIPGPMLAHKASAEGIAVAEIIAGRPGDVNYDAIPSIIYTWPEVASVGLTEEQVKERNIPYRSGTYPFTGVARARCLGETEGLVKVLAHEKTDRILGIHIIGPRAADMIAEGVLAVEFAGSSEDIARTVHGHPTFAEALMEAAMAVQR; encoded by the coding sequence ATGGCTGAAAACAGCACCTATGATGTGATCATTATTGGCAGCGGACCCGGTGGGTATGTGGCTGCTGTGCACGCCGCCCAGCTGGGTTTGAAAGTCGCCTGTATTGAAAAAGCACCTCGCCTGGGGGGTGTTTGTCTGAATGTCGGCTGTATCCCCAGCAAAGCCCTGCTGGATTCAAGCGAATATCTGCAGCTCGCTAAAAGCCAGTTTGCCGATCACGGTATCAAAACCGGTCGTATCGGCCTGGATCTGGCGGCGATGATGGCCCGCAAAGAAAAAGTGGTTCAGGATCTGACTGAAAATGTCAAAAGGCTGCTTGAGGGCCATAAGGTGGAAATCATTGAGGGTACCGCGCGGCTAGCCGCGCCCGATCAGGTAACAATCGAATCGGGATCAGGTTCGTCAAAAAAAAAGAAAAAAACCACCTTATCCGCCAAAGCCATTATTCTGGCTACCGGCAGTGAAAGCATTTCTTTACCGGATCTGCCATTTGACGGCAGTAAGATTATCAGCTCCACCGACGCTTTAAAATTAGATGCGGTACCCAAACACCTGGGCATCGTCGGCGGCGGTTATATCGGTCTGGAGCTGGGTTCGGTCTGGTTGCGGCTGGGCGCCAAGGTGAGCGTATTTGAAATGCTGCCTAACATCGCCAGCGGCACCGACGGCCAGGTAAGCCGCAAATTGCAGCGGGTTCTTAAACGTCAGGGATTCAAATTTCACATGAATTCAAAGGTCACCCGGGCCAAAAAAATGGCCAAAAACATTAAAGTCGAACTGGAAACCAAGGGAAAAAAGGAAACGGTTACCTGTGATAAATTGCTGGTAAGTGTCGGGCGGCGACCCTTAACAAGCGGTCTGGGCCTTGAGGAAGTGGGGGTTGAAACCGATCCAGACGCCGGATGTGTAAAAGTGGACCAGGCCTATCGAACCAATATTCCGTCGATTTATGCCATCGGTGACCTGATTCCCGGCCCCATGCTGGCGCACAAAGCCTCGGCTGAGGGGATCGCGGTGGCCGAGATCATCGCCGGGCGACCGGGTGATGTCAATTACGACGCCATCCCATCTATCATCTACACCTGGCCGGAAGTGGCCAGTGTGGGTTTGACCGAAGAGCAGGTCAAAGAACGCAATATTCCCTATCGTTCAGGAACATATCCCTTCACCGGTGTGGCACGCGCTCGCTGCTTGGGTGAGACAGAGGGGCTCGTGAAGGTTCTTGCCCATGAAAAAACCGATCGGATTTTAGGCATACACATCATCGGGCCACGGGCAGCCGATATGATTGCAGAAGGTGTGCTGGCCGTCGAATTTGCCGGCAGCTCGGAAGATATCGCCCGCACCGTTCACGGGCATCCGACCTTTGCAGAGGCCTTAATGGAAGCCGCCATGGCCGTTCAAAGGTAA
- a CDS encoding DRTGG domain-containing protein has product MNVKEFVDQFKLHVAAGQNELDRNIQGGYCGDLLSDVMANAPTGCIWLTVQTHQNIVNVAVLHEMAAIVLTGGQTPDQETIDRANEEGIPLLMWSKSAYDLAGKSFAAGLVNP; this is encoded by the coding sequence ATGAATGTCAAAGAATTTGTGGACCAATTTAAGCTGCACGTGGCCGCCGGGCAAAATGAGCTGGATCGTAATATTCAAGGCGGGTATTGCGGTGATCTGCTAAGCGATGTAATGGCCAATGCGCCCACCGGTTGTATCTGGTTGACGGTGCAAACCCACCAGAATATTGTCAATGTGGCAGTGTTGCATGAGATGGCTGCGATTGTGCTCACCGGCGGGCAGACCCCCGACCAGGAAACCATTGATCGCGCCAATGAAGAGGGTATACCGCTTCTGATGTGGTCAAAATCGGCCTATGATCTTGCCGGTAAATCCTTTGCTGCCGGCTTGGTCAATCCCTAG